The Xiphophorus couchianus chromosome 5, X_couchianus-1.0, whole genome shotgun sequence genome includes a region encoding these proteins:
- the dctpp1 gene encoding glutamyl-tRNA(Gln) amidotransferase subunit B, mitochondrial — protein MMASSGKDSRGLKDDMVVFSNGCREEPSAGHGGGAEAESRSKGAAAAVSPQKFTFSPEPSIEDIRRMQADFTDERDWNKFHQPRNLLLAMVGEVGEVAELFQWRGEVAEGLPDWTESEREQLAHELSDVLIYLVELAEKCRVDLPQAVLRKMALNRLKYPASKVHGSAKKYTEYKD, from the coding sequence ATGATGGCAAGTAGTGGGAAAGACTCCCGAGGACTGAAAGACGACATGGTCGTGTTCTCAAACGGGTGCCGGGAGGAGCCCTCAGCGGGGCACGGAGGAGGCGCGGAGGCCGAGTCCCGTTCcaagggagcagcagcagcggtcAGCCCGCAGAAGTTCACCTTCAGCCCGGAGCCCAGCATAGAGGACATCCGCAGGATGCAGGCCGACTTCACGGACGAGCGCGACTGGAATAAGTTCCACCAGCCCCGCAATCTGCTCCTGGCCATGGTGGGAGAGGTGGGCGAGGTGGCGGAGCTCTTCCAGTGGCGGGGAGAGGTGGCGGAGGGTCTGCCGGACTGGACCGAGTCCGAGCGGGAGCAGCTGGCGCACGAGCTGAGCGACGTGCTCATCTACCTGGTGGAGCTGGCCGAGAAGTGCCGCGTGGACCTTCCCCAAGCGGTGCTGCGCAAGATGGCGCTGAACCGACTCAAATATCCCGCTAGCAAGGTGCACGGCTCGGCCAAGAAATACACAGAATACAAGGACTGA
- the gatb gene encoding glutamyl-tRNA(Gln) amidotransferase subunit B, mitochondrial isoform X1, which yields MAASSIAARELLHNIKLIPYYQKSSCLFSRRISTSKLQCSSQPPEKSAPQQLVGVVGLEIHAQISSNTKLFSGSSVQFSAPPNSSVSFFDASLPGTLPVLNRRCVEAAVMTGLVLNCTINKKSVFDRKHYFYADLPAGYQITQQRRPVAVDGVLTYSFLGGRKRNQVMRKNVHIKQIQLEQDSGKSLHDDVNSQTLIDLNRAGVGLMEVVMEPDMSCGEEAAAAVRELQLILQALGTCQGNMSEGQLRVDANVSVHRPGEPLGTRTEVKNINSIRYLARAIDFEVQRQTAVVRRGGAVLNETRAYDSKSGETVAMRDKEGLQDYRFMPEPNLPPLLVFEDEASLPAGVEAGEAVLLRTLRARLPELPSVRRDRLVQTYGLLPEHSFTLVNEDGLMEYFEAVMKGTSRDPRKVIGWVTNELLGLLKQQDLSVSHSPVLPAALAELLELQEAGCISSSAAKQVFQEMWRSPGKAALQIIQELDLGLVSDAADLHRICQKVVDSHPDKVRAVRSGNQKVLNKLMGLVQKETKGRADPVLVREILQEKTS from the exons ATGGCCGCCTCCAGTATAGCGGCCAGGGAGCTGCTTCATAACATCAAATTAATACCTTATTATCAAAAATCTTCCTGTTTGTTTAGCAGACGGATCAGCACATCTAAGCTTCAATGCAGCAGTCAGCCTCCGGAGAAAAG CGCTCCGCAGCAGCTGGTTGGAGTGGTGGGTTTGGAAATCCACGCGCAGATTAGCTCCAACACCAAACTGTTCTCCGGCTCCTCGGTTCAGTTTTCAGCTCCTCCAAACTCCTCGGTTTCGTTCTTTGACGCGTCTTTGCCCGGAACTCTTCCT GTCCTCAACAGGCGATGCGTTGAAGCAGCAGTGATGACCGGACTGGTTCTCAACTGCACCATAAACAAGAAGTCAGTCTTCGACAGGAAACACTACTTTTATGCCGACCTtcct gCTGGGTACCAGATCACACAGCAGCGCCGCCCGGTGGCGGTGGACGGAGTGCTCACCTACAGCTTCctgggagggaggaagaggaaccaGGTGATGAGGAAGAATGTGCACATCAAACAGATTCAGCTGGAACAAGACAGCGGCAAGAGTCTGCACGATGACGTCAACAGTCAGACGCTCATCGACCTCAACAGAGCAG GTGTCGGTCTGATGGAGGTGGTGATGGAGCCCGACATGAGCTGTGGAGAGGAGGCCGCTGCAGCTGTCAGAGAGCTGCAGCTCATCCTGCAGGCGCTGGGTACCTGTCAGGGCAACATGTCAG AGGGCCAGCTGAGGGTTGACGCCAACGTGTCGGTGCACCGGCCAGGCGAGCCGCTGGGCACCAGGACGGAGGTGAAGAACATCAACAGCATAAGATACCTGGCCAGAGCTATAG ATTTCGAGGTCCAGAGACAGACGGCGGTGGTGCGGAGAGGAGGAGCCGTGCTAAACGAGACCCGGGCGTACGACTCCAAGTCAGG GGAAACTGTTGCTATGCGGGACAAAGAAGGTCTTCAGGATTACAG GTTCATGCCGGAGCCCAACCTGCCCCCCCTGCTGGTGTTTGAGGATGAGGCGTCGCTGCCTGCAGGCGTGGAGGCGGGGGAGGCGGTGCTGCTGCGGACCCTGAGGGCAAGGCTTCCCGAGCTGCCCAGCGTCAGGAGAGACAGGCTGGTGCAGACGTACGGCCTGCTGCCAGAGCACAGCTTCACTCTGGTG AATGAGGATGGCTTGATGGAGTACTTTGAGGCGGTGATGAAGGGGACCAGCAGGGATCCCAGGAAGGTGATTGGCTGGGTGACCAATGAGCTGCTGGGGCTCCTGAAGCAGCAGGACCTGAGCGTGAGCCACAG CCCAGTCCTTCCTGCCGCCCTGGCtgagctgctggagctgcaggaagCAGGATGcatctcctcctctgctgccaAACAG GTGTTCCAGGAGATGTGGAGGTCACCAGGCAAGGCAGCTCTGCAGATCATCCAGGAGCTTGACTTGGGGCTAGTTAGCGACGCCGCCGACCTTCACCGAATCTGCCAGAAGGTCGTAGACTCACATCCAGACAAG GTTCGAGCCGTCAGGAGCGGAAACCAGAAAGTTCTGAATAAGCTGATGGGTCTGGTTCAGAAAGAGACCAAAGGCAGAGCCGACCCGGTTCTGGTCAGGGAAATCCTCCAAGAGAAGACTTCATGA
- the gatb gene encoding glutamyl-tRNA(Gln) amidotransferase subunit B, mitochondrial isoform X2 has product MQQSASGEKVLNRRCVEAAVMTGLVLNCTINKKSVFDRKHYFYADLPAGYQITQQRRPVAVDGVLTYSFLGGRKRNQVMRKNVHIKQIQLEQDSGKSLHDDVNSQTLIDLNRAGVGLMEVVMEPDMSCGEEAAAAVRELQLILQALGTCQGNMSEGQLRVDANVSVHRPGEPLGTRTEVKNINSIRYLARAIDFEVQRQTAVVRRGGAVLNETRAYDSKSGETVAMRDKEGLQDYRFMPEPNLPPLLVFEDEASLPAGVEAGEAVLLRTLRARLPELPSVRRDRLVQTYGLLPEHSFTLVNEDGLMEYFEAVMKGTSRDPRKVIGWVTNELLGLLKQQDLSVSHSPVLPAALAELLELQEAGCISSSAAKQVFQEMWRSPGKAALQIIQELDLGLVSDAADLHRICQKVVDSHPDKVRAVRSGNQKVLNKLMGLVQKETKGRADPVLVREILQEKTS; this is encoded by the exons ATGCAGCAGTCAGCCTCCGGAGAAAAG GTCCTCAACAGGCGATGCGTTGAAGCAGCAGTGATGACCGGACTGGTTCTCAACTGCACCATAAACAAGAAGTCAGTCTTCGACAGGAAACACTACTTTTATGCCGACCTtcct gCTGGGTACCAGATCACACAGCAGCGCCGCCCGGTGGCGGTGGACGGAGTGCTCACCTACAGCTTCctgggagggaggaagaggaaccaGGTGATGAGGAAGAATGTGCACATCAAACAGATTCAGCTGGAACAAGACAGCGGCAAGAGTCTGCACGATGACGTCAACAGTCAGACGCTCATCGACCTCAACAGAGCAG GTGTCGGTCTGATGGAGGTGGTGATGGAGCCCGACATGAGCTGTGGAGAGGAGGCCGCTGCAGCTGTCAGAGAGCTGCAGCTCATCCTGCAGGCGCTGGGTACCTGTCAGGGCAACATGTCAG AGGGCCAGCTGAGGGTTGACGCCAACGTGTCGGTGCACCGGCCAGGCGAGCCGCTGGGCACCAGGACGGAGGTGAAGAACATCAACAGCATAAGATACCTGGCCAGAGCTATAG ATTTCGAGGTCCAGAGACAGACGGCGGTGGTGCGGAGAGGAGGAGCCGTGCTAAACGAGACCCGGGCGTACGACTCCAAGTCAGG GGAAACTGTTGCTATGCGGGACAAAGAAGGTCTTCAGGATTACAG GTTCATGCCGGAGCCCAACCTGCCCCCCCTGCTGGTGTTTGAGGATGAGGCGTCGCTGCCTGCAGGCGTGGAGGCGGGGGAGGCGGTGCTGCTGCGGACCCTGAGGGCAAGGCTTCCCGAGCTGCCCAGCGTCAGGAGAGACAGGCTGGTGCAGACGTACGGCCTGCTGCCAGAGCACAGCTTCACTCTGGTG AATGAGGATGGCTTGATGGAGTACTTTGAGGCGGTGATGAAGGGGACCAGCAGGGATCCCAGGAAGGTGATTGGCTGGGTGACCAATGAGCTGCTGGGGCTCCTGAAGCAGCAGGACCTGAGCGTGAGCCACAG CCCAGTCCTTCCTGCCGCCCTGGCtgagctgctggagctgcaggaagCAGGATGcatctcctcctctgctgccaAACAG GTGTTCCAGGAGATGTGGAGGTCACCAGGCAAGGCAGCTCTGCAGATCATCCAGGAGCTTGACTTGGGGCTAGTTAGCGACGCCGCCGACCTTCACCGAATCTGCCAGAAGGTCGTAGACTCACATCCAGACAAG GTTCGAGCCGTCAGGAGCGGAAACCAGAAAGTTCTGAATAAGCTGATGGGTCTGGTTCAGAAAGAGACCAAAGGCAGAGCCGACCCGGTTCTGGTCAGGGAAATCCTCCAAGAGAAGACTTCATGA